In Cololabis saira isolate AMF1-May2022 chromosome 14, fColSai1.1, whole genome shotgun sequence, a single genomic region encodes these proteins:
- the LOC133459954 gene encoding hepatitis A virus cellular receptor 1 homolog, with protein MRVVLLLVLLTVSECDSRSVVGLTGQSITLPCKYDRKTYGALGVCWGRGEIPLRGCNDQLITTPLLHGYKVARGTRKPSRYQLLGRLEEGDVSLTILNLTEEDAGRYGCRVQIHGLLNDDKHHFDLTVTGEETRATSPVSPSPKHENTSKGGVTEKIGSDVTEYVSTEPTVTLAQRVNTLQMFVGNTLRLSFLVFIPALLLTAAYRIWRFGQRSDTHSGPDQSEEQEVENSF; from the exons ATGAGGGTCGTGCTGCTGCTCGTGCTCCTAACAG TTTCTGAGTGTGACAGCAGGAGTGTTGTTGGTCTGACGGGTCAGAGTATCACTCTTCCCTGTAAATACGACAGAAAGACTTACGGAGCTCTGGGTGTTTGTTGGGGTCGAGGAGAGATACCTTTAAGGGGCTGCAACGATCAACTGATCACTACACCACTACTACATGGATATAAAGTGGCCAGAGGAACCAGAAAGCCCAGCAGGTACCAGCTACTGGGACGACTGGAAGAAGGAGACGTTTCTTTGACGATCCTGAACCTCACAGAGGAAGATGCTGGAAGATACGGGTGCAGGGTGCAGATACATGGATTGTTGAATGATGACAAACATCACTTTGACTTGACTGTCACAG GTGAAGAGACGAGAGCCACCAGTCCAGTTTCACCTTCTCCAAAGCACGAGAACACCAGCAAAG GTGGAGTCACAGAGAAGATAGGAAGTGATGTCACAGAATACGTCAGCACAGAGCCAACAGTGACTCTTGCTCAG cgTGTAAACACTCTGCAGATGTTTGTTGGAAACACTTTGAGACTGTCCTTCCTCGTGTTCATCCCTGCTCTACTGCTGACCGCTGCTTACa GAATTTGGAGATTTGGACAGAGATCAGACACTCACAGCGGGCCGGACCAATCAGAGGAGCAGGAGGTGGAAAACTCTTTCTGA